The nucleotide window tttttcaagataACAGATGTGTTTAAAAGACGTCTTACAGTCTTCTCAATGACGTCTTAACGTCTTTTAAATGTCTTTGAAACGGTTTAGTGTTCTTTATAGGCTCTTATCTCCTCTTTTCAGTGATTCCGTTTAAACAGCATGCCATGTTACGATATTTACTCATTctactcaaattttttaactattactttataataatttaaatacacaaacctgtttatttattattatttaaattacgttactttaaataataataagtaaacaGGTctgtgtatttaaattattatatattcattcttattttaacttattatatgtaatatattttatatataataagttaacGGATctgtgtttaaattattataaattgtcagTTTACAAATTTGAGTTAAGagcagaataaataaatatcgtaatatgacatatatatatatatatatatatgtttatatatataaaatactctatcatataataaaatttttttctgcaattcaaaagttgaagaaaatataataaatattttgttggaGTAAAGTAGCCATTTCATTATGTCGCATATCGATAACATGTTTCAGTTTCGTCATccgtcaaaattaaatatgaaagaacGTTAGTGATACCTCGCGAAGTATGTGCGAAACATTTAGGCAATCGCGAGCATTCATCGTTAAAGAATCCTCTTGTATACAGATAAATATTCGCAAAACATTGCGACATAATATATCACGATGTGTATCGTCACACGCGATAATCCCTATTGCTTTGTGCGATTGTGACGGAGTTCTGGACGGTGCCAGTTGTCGCCAGTTAGAGTTCGTTGTCATTTATGACAGGAGGACATGTTAATCGCGAAAAGAAACGGACGAGTATCGGAACATcttatgaaaaagaagaactattttattttattagtcatGGCAACGCGTTTAAATATCACGAGGCTCGTGCGGATCCGGAAGCTTCTGCCAGTTCGGTTCGACGCCCCAAATCTCGCGCGCGTACTCCGCGATTGTACGATCTGACGAGAATTTTCCGGACGACGCAATGTTATGGATAGCCATTTCCACCCACTTACTTTCATCCTGGAACAATCAGGAAGCAATGTCGCGATAAATAAGTGAGATGTCAATTTTtgctgttttttcttttttaaaaacagaaattCATGagcaataaaaagttaattttttaaaattgatcaaGTACCTGATAGACTTTGCTGACATAATCTTGGCTTTTTATATAGCTCTCGTAATCAGCTAAGGATAAGAATCTATCCCATTTGAGTAACACGTCAGCGATATCTCGAAATTCATCGGGATTATTCGGGCTGAAGAATCCTCCTTGAATTTGATCGATACACTGCTTCGCTTCGGGTAGcttgttataataatcataagcATTGTAGCCTTTACATTTTAGGGCTTCCACTTCCTCTACCGTCATTCCAAAAATAAAGATGTTCTCCTCGCCCATTTCCTCTGCCATTTCTACGTTTGCCCCGTCCAAGGTACCGATGGTCAACGCACCGttcaactataaatataatatatagttctgTTATTTAGCaatctcaattttataataaaaactattacacaattataattaaatattaagcgTATATGTTAAATAAGGTAATAGAAAATGATTACAACATTGTTCTCATAGTTTTACATTCGAATAAGTTTGACAATCGAAATTAGTTTTCATGAGAAATAGTAGATGCTATAAGTTATAAACGCGCATCCTACAAATTCCATTTTACTGCCAAAAGTTACTGACCATAAACTTCATGTTGCCAGTGCCAGACGCTTCGGTGCCAGCGGTCGAAATCTGTTCGCTCAAATCCGCAGCGGGTATGATTTTTTCAGCCAAGGTTACACGATAATTCTCAAGAAAGATCAATTTAAGTTTGTCGCCGACAATGGGATCATTATTGACAATATTGGCGACGCTACAGATAAGCTTAATGATTTTCTTTGCCAAATGATAACCTGGTGCAGCTTTACCTCCTATCATTACGGTTCTTGGGACAAAAGGTGCGGATGGATTCCTTTTTATTCGGTTGTATAAAGTGATGACGTGCAAACAATTCAACAGTTGTCGTTTATACTCGTGTATGCGCTTTACCtgtcaataaatcaatcatcATTCAATTCAACATTAATCTtgtgacattttaaaattgaatttgttgaaattatatgtataagtgcATATCATTTAGCATACTATATGCATTATATCATCgtgtattatacaatatttttaaagaaatcgtCTTTTAATCACGGCTTCTTTGACCAAtgcagaaattattttttctggtaaaaatgttaaaattgttattcttttatatttttaattattttattatataatattttcataacaaagaaaaataattcaaagtttaaaaatttatttaaatactattaaaaatcaattaaaattaactgacAGTTTGCCATTTATTCCCTtttctaaaattctatttacaaaaatctctaattttcaatttttaattatttgtaaaagtagATAAAGTatcttgacatttttattatatttaaaaatcaataataaattaatcaaaaaatatataatgaaaagacATTTGATAGTATAGATAACAAATATGCTTGGTCCGCATTTCTTACCTGGATATCAAAGATAGATGCTGGATTAACTTTAATACCATATTCTTTCTCTAATGTTTGTGCTAATCGTAGTTTGTTCTCTTGCTTGACTTTAACGATGTTACGTTGAAATACTGGATCTTTCGCCCATTTCTTCAATTGTGTCAACTGTTCTAAATGAACTGTCCACTCACTACCaattttctagaaattttcaaatatatcgtataaagTCACATCAATATATAagagatatgtatatagaagTTGTGTTATTAAACAGGCACACTATGTAAATGAGTACTCACTTCTTCAATGATATCAGATAGATTTGGATTGCAGAGTAATAGCCATCTCCTCGGTGTAATACCGTTTGTCTTGTTTTGAAACTTCTCCGGTGACAATTCATAAAAATCTCGGAAACTAATAAAGTGAGAAAAACAGATTAGatcatgttataaatattcttataaataaagtcttataaatacaattcGCGAAACGTACACACTATCTTTGAGAATTTCCGAATGAATACGAGCGACTCCATTTATAGCATGACTACCAACGATTGACAGATGAGCCATGTTTACTCTCTTCTCACCATCTTCCTCTATTAAAGACATTCGACGAATGCGATCCATGTTGCCAGGCCACTTGGCTGCGACGTTTTCAAGATGCAAGTGATTTATCTGATAAATGATTTGCAAATGTCTTGGGAGAATATTTTCCAACATGCTAGTGGGCCATCGTTCCAATGCTTCGGGAAGAACCGTATGATTTGTGTAAGCGCATGTACGCGTTGTAATGTCCCAGGCCTGAAAGACGTGTTCCAAGAGATGTTAGtttcaaatgttttatatgtataacaaaacCGTACATTCTATTACTGTCATTGTTACTATCAGATATACTGATAGATGTACCTGTCAAAAATGTTGTTTACatgtttgaaacaaaaattattatctagaagaaattcttttttttaaactattctcttagaaaatataaatataaatataaaattagaaaatataaatataaatataaaattagaaaatataaatataaatataaaattagaaaatataaatataaatattattaaaaaatttaatagataacaaaaataatagcagttttagtacatatttttaatttttgtcagtatgtatcttttctttcaaaacaataatttttatattttaaaatatgcaaatagcACTATTATGAAATCGTAATTACTTTATTCCACGAAAGCTTCTCGACGTCAACAAGAATCCTTATCAACTCAGGAATAGCTAGGGAGGGATGCGTGTCGTTGAGTTGAATAGCTACTTTATCAGGGAAAAATTCAAAGTCGGTTCTATGATGCTCTCTCGAGCCAAATTTGCTGGATTTATATCTTCGAATAATATCTTGTAGAGTAGCAGCCACCATGAAATATTCCTGCTTTAATCTGAGCTCCTTGCCCTCGAAGACATTGTCGTTGGGATAAAGGACTCTGGATATATTTTCCGCCAGATTACGATCAATCACAGCTTGTATATAGTC belongs to Anoplolepis gracilipes chromosome 4, ASM4749672v1, whole genome shotgun sequence and includes:
- the Glyp gene encoding glycogen phosphorylase, which produces MSLPNSDHEKRKQISVRGIVDVENVGNFKKTFNRHLHYTLVKDRNVATTRDYFFALAHSVKDNLVSRWIRTQQHYYEKDPKRVYYLSLEYYMGRSLQNTMINLGIQGACDEAMYQMGLDIEELEELEEDAGLGNGGLGRLAACFLDSMATLGLAAYGYGIRYEYGIFAQKIKNGEQVEEPDDWLRYGNPWEKARPEFMLPVNFYGQVIDVPEGKKWVNTQVVFAMPYDNPIPGYKNNVVNTLRLWSAKSPIEFNLKFFNDGDYIQAVIDRNLAENISRVLYPNDNVFEGKELRLKQEYFMVAATLQDIIRRYKSSKFGSREHHRTDFEFFPDKVAIQLNDTHPSLAIPELIRILVDVEKLSWNKAWDITTRTCAYTNHTVLPEALERWPTSMLENILPRHLQIIYQINHLHLENVAAKWPGNMDRIRRMSLIEEDGEKRVNMAHLSIVGSHAINGVARIHSEILKDSVFRDFYELSPEKFQNKTNGITPRRWLLLCNPNLSDIIEEKIGSEWTVHLEQLTQLKKWAKDPVFQRNIVKVKQENKLRLAQTLEKEYGIKVNPASIFDIQVKRIHEYKRQLLNCLHVITLYNRIKRNPSAPFVPRTVMIGGKAAPGYHLAKKIIKLICSVANIVNNDPIVGDKLKLIFLENYRVTLAEKIIPAADLSEQISTAGTEASGTGNMKFMLNGALTIGTLDGANVEMAEEMGEENIFIFGMTVEEVEALKCKGYNAYDYYNKLPEAKQCIDQIQGGFFSPNNPDEFRDIADVLLKWDRFLSLADYESYIKSQDYVSKVYQDESKWVEMAIHNIASSGKFSSDRTIAEYAREIWGVEPNWQKLPDPHEPRDI